The Prinia subflava isolate CZ2003 ecotype Zambia chromosome 13, Cam_Psub_1.2, whole genome shotgun sequence genome contains a region encoding:
- the CDK10 gene encoding LOW QUALITY PROTEIN: cyclin-dependent kinase 10 (The sequence of the model RefSeq protein was modified relative to this genomic sequence to represent the inferred CDS: deleted 2 bases in 1 codon), translating to MAAAEAGAAQAGSAPAEAELEPLRLRRLRGEGFFEVPAADRLGRCRSVKEFEKLNRIGEGTYGIVYRARDTLTDETVALKKVRMDNEKDGMPISSLREITLLLQLQHPNIVELKEVVVGNHLESIFLVMGYCEQDLASLLENMQTPFSEAQVKCIILQVLKGLQYLHENYIIHRDLKVSNLLMTDKGCVKIADFGLARTYGMPPKPMTPKVVTLWYRAPELLLGMTTQTTSIDMWAAGCILAELLAHKPLLPGTSEIHQIDLIVQLLGTPNENIWPVRAPCPFPLSFPWLLPWPFLTLHFLQGFSKLPLATQYTLRKQPYNNLKHRFPWLSEAGLRLLNFLFMYDPKKRATAKDCLESSYFKEKPLPCEPELMPTFPHHRNKRAASTAMESQAKRSKP from the exons ATGGCAGCGGCGGAGGCGGGAGCGGCACAAGCGGGATCGGCACcggctgaggcagagctggagccccTGCGGCTGCGGCGACTGCGAGGCGAGGGCTTCTTCGAGGTTCCGGCAGCCGATCGG CTGGGACGGTGCCGCAGCGTGAAGGAGTTTGAGAAGCTGAACCGGATCGGAGAGGGCACGTACGGCATCGTGT ACCGTGCCCGGGACACGCTGACCGATGAGACAGTGGCCTTGAAGAAGGTGCGGATGGACAATGAGAAGGATG GAATGCCCATCAGCAGCCTGCGGGAGatcaccctgctcctgcagctccagcaccccaACATCGTGGAACTGAAGGAGGTGGTTGTGGGAAACCACCTGGAGAG CATTTTCCTGGTGATGGGATACTGCGAGCAGGACCTGGCCAGTCTCCTGGAGAACATGCAGACGCCCTTCTCGGAGGCTCAG GTGAAGTGCATCATCCTGCAGGTGCTCAAGGGCCTGCAGTACCTCCATGAGAACTACATCATCCACAG GGACCTGAAGGTCTCCAACCTGCTGATGACGGACAAAGGCTGTGTGAAGATAG CTGATTTCGGCCTGGCACGCACCTACGGGATGCCCCCTAAGCCCATGACCCCCAAAGTGGTGACTCTGTG GTACCGcgccccagagctgctgctggggatgaCGACGCAGACCACCAGCATTGACATGTG GGCTGCGGGATGCatcctggctgagctgctggcacacaAACCGCTGCTGCCAGGCACCTCTGAGATCCACCAGATCGACCTCATcgtgcagctcctggggacaccCAACGAGAACATATGGCCGGTGAGAGCTCCCTGCCCCTTTCCCCTGTCCttt ccctggctgctcccctgGCCCTTCCTCACACTCCATTTCTTACAGGGGTTCTCCAAGCTGCCACTGGCCACCCAGTACACCCTGCGCAAACAGCCCTACAACAACCTGAAGCACAGGTTTCCCTGGCTCTCAGAGGCTGGGCTGCGACTGCTCAACTTCCTCTTCATGTACGACCCCAAGAAAAG GGCCACAGCCAAGGACTGCCTGGAGAGTTCCTACTTCAAGGAGAAGCCCTTGC CCTGTGAGCCAGAGCTGATGCCCACCTTTCCCCACCACCGGAACAAGCGGGCAGCCAGCACGGCGATGGAGAGCCAGGCCAAGCGCAGCAAGCCCTGA
- the SPATA2L gene encoding spermatogenesis-associated protein 2-like protein — MCAGSALRQEHRQDYGQEFRQEFCQEYRRSLEREFDPAGTCPGPAVAERLRQRLQQEPALLEALQDDALALLARGLQDHPDPGLALRGLASAFRLLELAAINLYLFPWRREFGTIQTFSGAYVHLLRPALPEADLVRSLGRLGYERQDRHRLAVARLPPGPALIAAAVGFLACRLECEILAELALRLRRPRAQELLAARHRAGGTKGGLEMLQDLGTQHRAAADCGEGVDLYREMPDSPEDTGGKDTAPPALWRDPQDVPTRGWGRCDGTLGPEPVGSADLDTSSHLFPEQELLGTSRSLQETPELPCYQLHLCLRRGMLPSYCCSTCRQLHAGGCAVGHACRSRHRGQELRGERQQRLWLQRTELDMLLAEGSAPRS, encoded by the exons ATGTGTGCAGGCTCGGCGCTGCGGCAGGAGCACCGGCAGGACTACGGGCAGGAATTCCGGCAGGAATTCTGCCAGGAGTACCGCCGCTCGCTGGAGCGGGAGTTCGACCCCGCTGGGacctgccccggccccgccgtggCGGAGCGGCTGCGGCAgcggctgcagcaggagccggCGCTGCTGGAGGCCCTGCAGGACgatgccctggcactgctggcccgGGGGCTGCAGGACCACCCCGACCCCGGGCTGGCGCTGCGGGGCCTGGCCAGTGCCTTCCGACTGCTGGAGCTGGCGGCCATCAACCTCTACCTCTTCCCGTGGCGCCGGGAGTTCGGCACCATCCAG ACCTTCTCCGGCGCCTACGTGCACCTGCTGCGCCCCGCGCTCCCCGAAGCCGACCTGGTGCGGAGTTTGGGCCGCCTGGGCTACGAGCGGCAGGACCGGCACCGCCTGGCTGTGGCGCGGCTGCCCCCGGGGCCCGCGCTGATCGCCGCCGCTGTCGGCTTCCTCGCCTGCCGCCTGGAGTGCGAgatcctggcagagctggcgCTGCGGCtgcggcggccccgcgcccaggagctgctggcggCGCGGCATCGGGCCGGGGGCACCAAGGGGGGtctggagatgctgcaggaCCTGGGGACGCAGCACAGGGCGGCTGCCGACTGCGGCGAGGGCGTGGATCTCTACCGTGAGATGCCAGACAGCCCTGAGGACACGGGGGGAAAGGACACAGCCCCCCCAGCGCTGTGGAGGGACCCTCAGGATGTGCCCACGAGGGGCTGGGGACGCTGCGATGGCACGCTTGGGCCAGAGCCTGTGGGCAGCGCTGATCTGGACACCTCCTCTCACCTTTTCccggagcaggagctgctgggcaccaGCAGAAGTCTCCAGGAGACGCCAGAGCTGCCGTGCTACCAGCTGCACCTGTGCCTGCGCCGGGGCATGCTGCCCTCGtactgctgcagcacctgccgGCAGCTGCACGCTGGCGGCTGCGCCGTGGGACACGCCTGCCGCAGCCGGCACCGCGGGCAGGAGCTGCGCGGGGAGCGGCAGCAGCGGCTCTGGCTGCAGCGCACAGAgctggacatgctgctggccgAGGGCTCTGCACCCCGCTCCTGA
- the VPS9D1 gene encoding VPS9 domain-containing protein 1, protein MAAPGGGEGPAPGRGGRGLQGAMRAASGALGMDSAGRTREAYVEYLKSITLIAQALQEEAAGTENSEGVTPDTPKLLKLAEQCLERVKSIAAALGKAQVKPAAQERGGGPAPLPRHRRVCSDEGGKLSPFLPPEIFQKLQIAEAHSTRKELTPLEEASLQNQKLKAAYEARVARLNPSQAVQKTSLTLSLQRQMMENLVIAKAREETLQRKMEERRLRLQEAANRRFSSSVALTPEEQEQRALYAAILEYEQDHDWPRQWKAQLKRSPADLSVVSGLFSCLLSCPEHPITQLLRRLQCAVYARLYPAVSRGPADASPTSPSGLSFLSLDAGGSSLPAEPGGRRLRASRSLHCMFSVPEHGPAALRHSQSSTPLADSGAPGPAKPPETPRESSFEDLERFLASPEAWTPAEAPASSEQNTALPELLKGVVRDIHNAIDRLLALTLLAFEGLGTAAGKDQCLACLEEAFFPPLWAPLLALYRTVQQPREAALARSMERHRHASAADMGLASRLFPPGPGRPAYASAVQDLRLIPLETCPRRKLECIVRALRGICECAEEYCGTRDARSLATAAIGADDLLPILSYVVLQTGLPQLLSECAALEEFIHEGYLIGEEGYCLTSLQSALSYVESLQ, encoded by the exons GAGGCCTACGTGGAGTACCTGAAGAGCATCACCCTCATcgcccaggctctgcaggaggaggcGGCAGGCACAG AGAACAGCGAGGGGGTCACCCCCGACACCCCAAAACTGCTGAAGCTGGCGGAGCAGTGCCTGGAGAGGGTCAAATCCATCGCAGCGGCGCTGG ggaAAGCCCAGGTGAAACCGGCTGCAcaggagcggggcgggggcccTGCGCCCCTCCCCAGGCACCGCCGGGTCTGCTCGGATGAGGGGGGGAAGCTCTCGCCATTCCTGCCCCCCGAGATCTTCCAGAAGCTGCAGATCGCTGAGGCACACAGCACACGGAA GGAGCTGACCCCACTGGAGGAAGCCTCCCTGCAGAACCAGAAGCTGAAGGCAGCCTACGAGGCGCGAGTGGCACGGCTGAACCCaagccaggctgtgcagaaGACATCCCTG ACGCTGTCCCTGCAGCGGCAGATGATGGAGAACCTGGTGATCGCCAAGGCCCGAGAGGAGACT ctgcagcgCAAGATGGAAGAGCGGCGGCTGCGGCTGCAGGAGGCGGCCAACCG gaggTTCTCCAGCAGTGTGGCCCTCACCCccgaggagcaggagcagcgaGCGCTCTACGCTGCCATCCTTGAGTACGAGCAGGACCAT GACTGGCCAAGGCAGTGGAAGGCTCAACTGAAGCGGAGCCCGGCGGATCTCTCAGTGGTGTCAGGGCTCTTCTCCTGCCTCCTGAG ctgcccCGAGCACCCCATCACGCAGCTGCTGCGGCGGCTGCAGTGCGCAGTGTACGCCCGGCTCTACCCCGCCGTCAGCCGCGGCCCCGCCGACGCCTCCCCCACCTCCCCGTCGGGTCTCTCCTTCCTGTCGCTGGACGCGGGGGGCTCCTCACTGCCCGCCGAGCCCGGGGGCCGCCGGCTCCGAGCGTCCCGCAGCCTGCACTGCATGTTCTCGGTGCCCGAGCACGGCCCGGCCGCGCTGCGGCACAGCCAGTCCAGCACCCCCCTCGCCGACAGCGGCGCCCCGGGGCCCGCCAAGCCCCCCGAGACCCCCCGGGAAAGCTCCTTCGAGGACCTGGAGCGGTTCCTGGCGTCCCCCGAGGCTTGGACCCCCGCAGAGGCCCCGGCCAGCTCCGAGCAGAACACGGCGCTGCCGGAGCTGCTGAAGGGCGTCGTGAGGGACATCCACAACGCCATCG ACAGGCTCCTGGCTCTGACTCTGCTGGCCTTCGAGGGGCTCGGCACTGCCGCCGGCAAGGACCAGTGCCTGgcctgcctggaggaggcttTCTTCCCCCCGCTCTGGGCCCCGCTCCTGGCCCTCTACAG GACCGTGCAGCAGCCCCGCGAGGCGGCCCTGGCACGGAGCATGGAGCGGCACCGTCACGCCAGCGCCGCCGACATGGGGCTGGCCTCACGCCTCttcccgcccggccccggccgccccGCGTACGCCTCCGCCGTGCAGGACCTGCGCCTCATCCCGCTGGAGACCTGTCCCCGCAGGAAGCTGGAGTGCATCG TGCGAGCCCTGCGTGGCATCTGCGAGTGTGCTGAGGAGTATTGCGGCACCCGGGACGCCCGGAGCCTCGCCACGGCCGCCAT CGGGGCAGACGACCTGCTGCCCATCCTGTCCTACGTGGTGCTGCAGAcggggctgccccagctgctctccGAGTGTGCTGCCCTGGAGGAGTTCATCCATGAGGG GTACCTGATCGGGGAGGAAGGGTACTGCCTGACGTCCCTGCAGAGCGCCCTGTCCTACGTGGAGTCGCTGCAGTGA